In Armatimonadota bacterium, a single genomic region encodes these proteins:
- a CDS encoding glycosyltransferase family 4 protein, with protein sequence MKGFLQHGFDLSALSPSGEKNCVLMLSSGNPRMAGGVPTQSLNRAEFLNSVGISSTIVCRGSHDWNGFQRVNDVDVLAVSPKDFKLGRWIAKQWFHPLLPHGQRIALEELQAVKPIDFILVTDSQCALAAVPFGKKHGVVSGHSIQGTALMPAVLPKLLKRSSLKWERFAFDHIDISLPCSLTLLAEYERAFGHAKNFEVLYNAIDDVFQSVDRGNRPIRKFGFVGRLEHDKRPFAMIEATKTINVPDDWRFRMIGEGSLRAEVTKAIANHPHRDKFELSEGFLSSRAELAREYGEMDCLVWSSEVEGLGVAPTEAMATGLPVIGPNIVPGHELLGADYPAFADVDDFATIGKHMVAMASDPNLAAVCRERGLKIAAKFRPQVTMTRLAEIIRNGGL encoded by the coding sequence ATGAAAGGATTTCTCCAGCATGGGTTCGACCTCTCAGCACTCTCGCCAAGTGGTGAAAAGAACTGCGTTCTCATGCTAAGCAGCGGGAATCCCCGAATGGCGGGTGGCGTCCCAACTCAGTCCCTCAACCGCGCCGAGTTCCTAAACTCAGTTGGAATATCTTCAACGATTGTATGCCGAGGATCACACGATTGGAATGGGTTCCAAAGAGTCAACGACGTTGACGTCCTTGCAGTCTCTCCAAAGGACTTCAAACTGGGTCGATGGATCGCTAAGCAGTGGTTTCATCCTCTTCTTCCTCATGGCCAAAGAATTGCTCTTGAGGAACTTCAAGCCGTCAAGCCGATCGACTTCATTTTGGTTACTGATTCCCAGTGCGCACTGGCTGCCGTTCCGTTTGGAAAAAAACATGGCGTTGTCTCGGGCCATTCGATTCAAGGAACCGCACTAATGCCCGCGGTATTGCCCAAGCTACTCAAACGGAGCAGCCTTAAATGGGAGCGATTTGCTTTTGATCACATTGACATTTCGCTTCCCTGCAGCCTAACGCTTCTCGCAGAATACGAACGAGCGTTTGGACACGCCAAAAACTTTGAGGTGCTCTATAACGCCATTGACGACGTCTTTCAGTCGGTTGACCGAGGTAATCGACCAATCCGCAAATTTGGCTTTGTCGGGCGGCTTGAGCACGACAAGCGCCCGTTTGCCATGATTGAGGCGACGAAGACCATAAATGTCCCAGACGATTGGAGATTCAGGATGATTGGCGAAGGATCGTTGCGGGCTGAAGTCACCAAAGCAATTGCTAATCATCCGCATCGAGACAAGTTTGAGCTGAGCGAGGGATTCTTATCAAGCCGGGCTGAACTTGCACGCGAATATGGGGAAATGGACTGCCTCGTCTGGTCCTCCGAAGTCGAAGGCCTCGGAGTTGCTCCCACGGAAGCGATGGCTACAGGCCTCCCAGTGATCGGCCCGAACATCGTCCCTGGTCACGAACTTCTCGGAGCGGACTACCCCGCATTCGCCGATGTAGACGACTTCGCAACCATTGGGAAGCACATGGTAGCTATGGCATCCGATCCAAACCTTGCTGCAGTGTGCCGCGAGCGAGGTCTAAAAATTGCCGCCAAATTTCGGCCGCAAGTCACGATGACCAGGCTCGCGGAGATCATTCGCAACGGCGGACTCTGA
- a CDS encoding ABC transporter ATP-binding protein, whose amino-acid sequence MITATNVSLVYNDHEKQVFACNDVTLEVKPGEFLGILGPSGSGKSSLLYLLSGLKNPTTGNIKLRNQDLQTLSDRDRAELRRKHFGFVFQQPFLLGYLTALENILAISPNSRQRAEDLLAELGLKDKLHRLPHELSGGERQRVCVARALINQPEVIFADEPTAALDHANGEQVVQLLDQHRGKGSLVMVTHDPSMLNQANRIVGMNNGQTTAQR is encoded by the coding sequence ATGATCACCGCCACAAACGTCTCCCTCGTTTATAACGACCACGAAAAGCAGGTCTTCGCCTGCAACGACGTCACGCTTGAAGTCAAACCCGGCGAATTCCTCGGAATTCTCGGTCCCAGCGGATCCGGAAAAAGCTCACTCCTCTATCTGCTTTCCGGGCTCAAAAACCCAACGACTGGGAACATCAAACTCCGCAACCAGGATCTCCAAACTCTCAGCGATAGAGACCGAGCCGAGCTCCGCCGAAAGCACTTCGGCTTCGTCTTCCAGCAGCCCTTTCTCCTTGGTTACCTCACCGCCCTCGAAAACATCCTCGCCATCTCTCCAAACTCAAGGCAGCGCGCCGAAGATCTTCTTGCCGAGCTTGGGCTGAAGGACAAACTCCACCGGCTCCCTCACGAACTCTCCGGCGGCGAACGTCAGCGCGTTTGCGTCGCCCGCGCCCTCATCAATCAACCCGAAGTCATCTTCGCCGACGAACCCACTGCTGCTCTAGACCACGCCAACGGCGAACAAGTCGTTCAACTCTTGGACCAGCACCGAGGTAAAGGCTCCCTAGTTATGGTCACCCACGATCCATCCATGCTTAATCAGGCAAACCGAATCGTTGGAATGAACAATGGGCAGACAACCGCACAACGTTAG
- the speD gene encoding adenosylmethionine decarboxylase: MTTITLLTLSGLCCAAVAVDPSRLGFMGWLRGLFEGKVKPEPALVAAAPPRLRQEGGWTTIECDDLEAFDEWLDRDSEGLPYRPGEEPSLGSHLLIELFGCDGSTLEKTDTVGDAMVGAANVSEATIVADCFKEFKPYGVSGAVIIQESHYTIHTWPEHGYAAVDLFYCGGTVKVRRAVELLQERFQPQRIKFLVVRRGSQSEVER; encoded by the coding sequence TTGACAACTATAACTCTTCTTACGCTTAGCGGCCTTTGTTGCGCCGCCGTCGCCGTCGACCCAAGTCGCCTTGGGTTCATGGGTTGGCTTCGAGGTCTTTTCGAAGGCAAGGTCAAACCCGAGCCAGCACTCGTTGCCGCTGCCCCTCCTCGCCTTCGGCAGGAAGGCGGATGGACAACAATCGAGTGCGATGACCTCGAGGCATTCGACGAATGGCTCGATCGAGACTCCGAGGGTCTGCCCTACCGTCCCGGCGAAGAGCCATCCTTGGGTAGCCACCTGCTCATCGAACTTTTTGGCTGCGATGGAAGCACCCTAGAAAAGACCGACACTGTTGGTGATGCAATGGTTGGAGCGGCAAATGTGTCCGAAGCCACCATCGTCGCCGATTGCTTCAAGGAATTCAAGCCTTACGGCGTCAGCGGAGCGGTGATTATCCAAGAGTCGCACTACACCATCCACACCTGGCCCGAACACGGCTACGCGGCTGTGGATCTGTTCTATTGTGGGGGCACCGTAAAGGTCCGCCGAGCCGTCGAACTTCTCCAAGAGCGGTTCCAACCCCAACGCATCAAGTTCCTGGTTGTCCGACGCGGTAGCCAGAGCGAAGTCGAGCGATAA
- a CDS encoding glycosyltransferase family 2 protein — protein sequence MTSPDLTIIVPALNEERTIREVVERLLALQASTQIIVVNDGSTDKTAQILDEYRGKIEIVTNEKPAGKGAAIVKALPLAKGRLVAIQDADLEYAPEELVTLARPILDGKTKVVFGNRFHHGLPKEMAIPNKIVNILLAATVRILFGVKLHDEATCYKLVDTELLKKMNLQCTRFEFCPEVTAKAIRLGAEITELPISYVPRTKADGKKIRWTDAPDAFLTLFKYRFWKP from the coding sequence ATGACCTCGCCCGACCTCACCATCATCGTTCCTGCCCTGAACGAGGAAAGAACGATTCGAGAGGTTGTTGAACGCCTGCTTGCCCTCCAAGCAAGCACCCAGATCATCGTAGTGAATGACGGTAGCACCGACAAAACTGCTCAAATCCTAGACGAGTATCGAGGCAAAATCGAAATCGTCACGAACGAAAAGCCTGCAGGCAAGGGTGCGGCAATTGTCAAAGCTCTTCCCCTCGCCAAAGGCAGACTCGTTGCCATCCAAGACGCCGACCTCGAGTACGCCCCGGAAGAACTTGTCACCCTCGCCCGCCCGATCTTGGATGGCAAAACCAAGGTCGTCTTCGGAAACCGCTTTCATCACGGACTGCCAAAGGAAATGGCGATTCCTAACAAGATCGTCAACATCCTTCTCGCCGCCACGGTTCGGATTCTCTTCGGAGTCAAGCTTCACGACGAAGCCACATGCTACAAACTTGTCGACACCGAGTTACTGAAGAAAATGAACCTCCAGTGCACCCGGTTCGAGTTCTGCCCAGAAGTCACCGCCAAGGCTATCCGGCTTGGAGCCGAAATCACCGAACTCCCCATCAGCTATGTCCCACGAACCAAGGCCGACGGGAAAAAGATCCGTTGGACTGATGCTCCCGATGCTTTCCTTACTCTCTTCAAGTACCGCTTCTGGAAACCTTGA